The genomic region AAAAACAAAAAAACTAATCACCATAATACTTGCAACAAGCCAACTTGTGTGACGTGCGCTTAGGGATAATAATGTGTGCTTTTTTTCACAAGTACACACCTTGTTACCTATTTTTTGTTCTTTAAAATAGCTCATAATACCCACCTCGTTACCAAATTAACCAATTGATTAATATATAAATCAGGCCCAGATAAAGTCAAGTCGGCTTGCAGTGTAAAAATCTTTTTTTTCAGCTGATTAGTGGAACTTAGTTCTCGTTCAAGCATTCGCAAAAATGTCATCTGTCGTTTAGCATAATTACGTGTTTTACGCTGAATGCACTCTACTACATCATCGCGTATTTTATCTGGTTGTTTACTCGATAAATAGTCCAAAATATCGTTATAACCAATAAATTTTTTTCTCCGCACAAAGCCTTCCCATGGCGTATTTTCTATAGCACGCACTTCTTCTGGCCAGCCACTTTCCATCATAACAAGGGTTCGTTTGTCGATACGATTATAAAGCTCTTTTTGCGCGCGAACAACCTGCACAATAATACCATTGGCGATCGGTTTAAACACTGGAGCATAATCAGATGGCTTTTTCCCCGTTGTATGCCAAATAGTAAGCGCACGCTTAATGCGATAAATATCATTCTTATTAATTGCCGCCGCACGCTTTGGATCAACAGTATTCAACTGATCCCATGTTTCTGAATCTAACCCTTTACTGGGAGCTATGACCGTATTTTTAATAGTATTGTTTGGCGGAAACAAAAGCGATTTTAAATAAAAACCTGAACCACCAACAAATACCGGTATATTGCCTCGTTTCCATACTTTTTTTAATAATGGTATCACTAAAGATCGATATTTATCAACCGAACAATCGACAGGCTCATCAATAATATCAAACATATGATGTGGTACTTTTTGTGTTTTCCAAGTAGGTTTTGCAGTACCTATGGTAAACGGTAGATACAACTGGCCAATATCCATATTTATAATCTCTATTGGCAGAGAACAAGTTAGCAATTCTGATAGCGCAGTTTTTCCAACACCTGTTGGACCATATAGCGCTATAAAAAATCTACCGTTATTCATATGAACTTTCTATGTTAGTTATGCGTATTATTTGTGCGCATAAATAAAAGAGGAGCCTTACAATGAAGCTCCTCTTTCTACGTATATAACGTTATTGTAAGGTATTTACATGCTTTGGGCAACAGTTGAACCCTGATACAATCGAGATTTAAAGATTGACCGTAAGTCTTCAGTTGCTTTATCTTCTCCAACTTTATTTACAATCGAAATCTCTTCAACAAGAAGATTTTCTGTTTGGGCAAGTAGATTTTTTTCTCCAAATGAAAGTTCTTTTTGTTGCGCTATGTAATTAAGATCTCGATAAATTTGGCAAATTTCTCTTAAGTCACCAGTTCTGAGTTTGCATTGATACTCCTTATTGCGCTTGTTCCAATTGCTTGCTACGAAATCAGGTGTTATCTTTTTACGATCAACCGGCTCAGCAAGAATTTTGAAAATAGCAACAATACGTTCTTTAGAACTCAACTTACGAATACCAACTGAAGCAACATTGCGTGTGGGAACAAGGATTGTCATATCCTTATTAAGGAACCTGAGCTCGAAAAATTGAACTATTAAACCTGCAACTTTTTTTTCAACAACACGGCTAATTTTGGCAACACCATGACCAGGGTAAACAACTTTATCGTTGAGAGAAAACATAAGAACACTCCTTCTTAGCAAAGCAAGCATATACTTACCAGAAAAAGCTCCTACCCTTGACTTTCCATTATATCATAAACAGGTTTTTTTTTAATTGAGGAAATTAATGGCCTTATAGCGCATCTTTAATACGTCTGCGTACCTGCGCCTGTCCAGTGTTAACCGTTTTTTTGATTTTGTCTCTTTGAAAAACTGCATATGCAACAGAGCCAACTGTAACGGGTGGTACCCACCAATTGTTTACTAGCCACTCAGACCAACTTGCATCGGTAAAAATAC from Candidatus Dependentiae bacterium harbors:
- the miaA gene encoding tRNA (adenosine(37)-N6)-dimethylallyltransferase MiaA — its product is MNNGRFFIALYGPTGVGKTALSELLTCSLPIEIINMDIGQLYLPFTIGTAKPTWKTQKVPHHMFDIIDEPVDCSVDKYRSLVIPLLKKVWKRGNIPVFVGGSGFYLKSLLFPPNNTIKNTVIAPSKGLDSETWDQLNTVDPKRAAAINKNDIYRIKRALTIWHTTGKKPSDYAPVFKPIANGIIVQVVRAQKELYNRIDKRTLVMMESGWPEEVRAIENTPWEGFVRRKKFIGYNDILDYLSSKQPDKIRDDVVECIQRKTRNYAKRQMTFLRMLERELSSTNQLKKKIFTLQADLTLSGPDLYINQLVNLVTRWVL